A stretch of the Kushneria konosiri genome encodes the following:
- the secE gene encoding preprotein translocase subunit SecE — MKQTAEVQDTRFDALKWAAAVVLVAVAVAGNVYFADQPMIYRVIGVVVLVVAALGIALTTSRGRELTSLARNAKKEIQRVVWPTRQETFQTTAIVLGAVVIVGLLLWLIDMFFGWLVSTLIG, encoded by the coding sequence ATGAAACAGACCGCCGAAGTGCAGGATACCCGTTTTGATGCGCTCAAGTGGGCTGCTGCTGTGGTGCTTGTCGCTGTTGCGGTAGCGGGTAACGTCTACTTTGCCGATCAACCGATGATTTATCGAGTGATCGGCGTTGTCGTGCTGGTAGTGGCAGCTCTGGGTATTGCACTGACGACCAGTCGAGGTCGCGAGCTGACCTCGCTTGCCAGAAACGCGAAGAAGGAAATTCAGCGTGTTGTCTGGCCCACCCGCCAGGAAACCTTTCAAACGACCGCTATCGTGCTGGGCGCAGTTGTCATTGTAGGCCTGTTGCTCTGGCTGATTGATATGTTCTTCGGTTGGCTGGTGTCGACTCTTATTGGTTAG
- a CDS encoding type III pantothenate kinase, whose protein sequence is MILDLDIGNTLSKWRLKDRRTSSIRARGAMWTRDEWRSGADIPDLDIVEVIRISNVARQDVLEDTVRLLKRRVGDIHVAHSTAEALGIRNGYETPERLGVDRWLGVLSGYQLTGGCCTVDCGSAITMDAVLPNGQHLGGYIIPGLRLMKESLKLGTRKVVIDPEEEVLHALSPGTNTGDAVNHGVFMAAISAINRLYMELCDSQNMTLPLLITGGDAPLISRGLRLPHACWPDMVYAGLEALFPLTVEEKRGVLAGMPEVMAPADLAEMRKALAFTRML, encoded by the coding sequence ATGATTCTCGATCTGGATATCGGCAATACACTTTCAAAATGGCGTCTCAAGGATCGCCGTACCAGCAGTATTCGCGCCCGAGGCGCCATGTGGACGCGTGATGAATGGCGCTCGGGAGCGGATATCCCTGACCTCGACATTGTCGAGGTCATTCGCATCTCCAACGTGGCGCGTCAGGATGTGCTGGAAGATACGGTCAGACTTTTAAAACGACGCGTGGGTGATATTCATGTCGCACACTCCACTGCCGAGGCACTTGGCATTCGTAATGGCTACGAAACACCCGAACGACTGGGAGTGGATCGCTGGCTGGGAGTGCTTTCGGGGTATCAGCTGACCGGGGGGTGTTGCACCGTGGACTGTGGCAGTGCCATTACCATGGATGCCGTTTTGCCCAACGGGCAGCACCTCGGCGGATATATTATTCCAGGGCTCAGGCTCATGAAGGAGAGCCTCAAGCTGGGAACCCGCAAGGTAGTGATCGACCCCGAAGAGGAAGTCCTTCATGCGCTTTCGCCTGGTACCAATACAGGCGATGCCGTTAATCACGGGGTTTTCATGGCCGCCATCAGTGCGATAAATCGTCTTTACATGGAACTCTGCGACAGTCAGAACATGACGCTGCCGTTGTTGATTACCGGTGGCGATGCGCCACTGATTTCAAGGGGGCTTCGTTTGCCACACGCCTGCTGGCCGGACATGGTCTATGCCGGTCTCGAAGCGCTTTTCCCGCTGACCGTGGAAGAGAAGCGGGGCGTGCTGGCCGGCATGCCTGAAGTGATGGCGCCTGCCGATCTGGCAGAAATGCGAAAGGCACTTGCGTTTACGCGAATGCTCTGA
- a CDS encoding cytochrome ubiquinol oxidase subunit I, with amino-acid sequence MLGFEALDLARFQFAFTVSFHILFPAFSIGLASYLMVLEGLWLKTGNEIYHNLYRFWVRIFAVVFGLGVVSGVVMAYEFGTNWSGFAERAGDITGVLLTYEVLTAFFMEAGFLGIMLFGEGRVSKRLHFSATCLVAIGTLISMTWILMSNSWMQTPAGYEVIDGRFEPSNWLEIMFNPSFPYRIVHMGLAAFISVGFVVGGVGAYHLLRDRRDQAARKMFSMAMWAILVALPVQIIAGDMHGLNTLEHQPAKVAAMEGHWENEPDQKGMPLVLFALPSMEDGANHFELKVPYASSLILTHTLDGKIQGLKDWPRDEWPDVPLVFWSFRIMVGLGMLMLGMGVVGLFLRWRGQLYDARWFQRIALFTTPVGFIALLAGWITTEAGRQPWVVYGMLRSEDAVSTHSVASMMTTLIGFMVVYAIIFGIGIYYMLRLIKSEPMNMVPSGGPGHERQPKRPMSAADGSFEEQN; translated from the coding sequence ATGCTGGGGTTTGAAGCTTTAGACCTGGCGCGATTCCAGTTCGCCTTTACCGTTTCCTTTCATATTCTTTTTCCCGCTTTTTCGATCGGTCTTGCAAGCTACCTGATGGTGCTGGAAGGGCTGTGGTTAAAAACGGGGAATGAGATTTACCATAACCTGTACCGTTTCTGGGTGCGTATCTTTGCTGTGGTTTTCGGGCTGGGGGTCGTCTCTGGCGTGGTCATGGCATACGAGTTCGGCACCAACTGGAGCGGCTTTGCCGAAAGGGCAGGCGATATTACCGGTGTGCTTTTGACCTATGAGGTGCTGACAGCCTTCTTCATGGAGGCCGGTTTCCTCGGCATCATGCTGTTCGGTGAGGGGCGTGTCAGCAAGCGGCTGCACTTCTCGGCGACCTGCCTTGTGGCCATTGGTACCCTCATTTCGATGACCTGGATTCTGATGTCCAACAGTTGGATGCAGACCCCTGCCGGATATGAAGTCATTGATGGGCGCTTTGAGCCGTCGAACTGGCTCGAAATCATGTTCAACCCGTCCTTCCCCTATCGAATTGTCCATATGGGGCTGGCAGCCTTTATCTCGGTCGGTTTTGTCGTGGGTGGGGTAGGGGCCTATCACCTGCTGCGTGATCGCCGTGACCAGGCAGCGCGCAAGATGTTTTCCATGGCCATGTGGGCCATTCTGGTAGCACTGCCGGTACAGATCATTGCCGGTGACATGCATGGCCTCAACACGCTGGAACATCAGCCTGCCAAGGTGGCCGCGATGGAGGGGCACTGGGAGAACGAGCCGGATCAGAAGGGTATGCCGCTGGTGCTCTTCGCCCTGCCAAGCATGGAAGATGGAGCCAACCACTTCGAGCTGAAGGTGCCCTATGCCAGCAGTCTGATTTTGACCCACACCCTTGATGGCAAGATTCAGGGGCTCAAGGACTGGCCTCGTGACGAATGGCCTGATGTGCCACTGGTATTCTGGAGCTTCAGGATCATGGTTGGGCTGGGCATGTTGATGCTTGGCATGGGTGTTGTCGGGCTCTTTTTGCGCTGGAGAGGACAGCTCTATGACGCGCGCTGGTTCCAGCGGATCGCGCTGTTCACGACGCCCGTGGGCTTTATCGCCCTGCTGGCTGGCTGGATTACGACAGAAGCCGGTCGTCAGCCTTGGGTGGTTTACGGCATGCTGCGCAGCGAGGATGCAGTCTCGACACATAGCGTGGCCAGCATGATGACAACCCTGATTGGCTTCATGGTGGTCTATGCCATCATCTTCGGTATCGGAATCTATTATATGCTGAGACTGATCAAATCCGAGCCGATGAATATGGTGCCTTCCGGTGGTCCGGGCCATGAGCGTCAGCCCAAGCGGCCGATGTCGGCAGCCGACGGCAGTTTCGAAGAGCAAAATTGA
- the cydB gene encoding cytochrome d ubiquinol oxidase subunit II, with the protein MTIDLPVIWYLLIGFAVAMYVMMDGFSLGVGILFPFIKGDENRDVMMNTVAPVWDGNQTWMILGGAGLYGAFPLAYSVILPAMYLPLILMLLALIFRGIAFEFRFKSNRSRKWFDLAFSGGAMVATFSQGVVLGGIINGLAVSERTYQGGTFDWFSPFALFTGLALMAGYALLGAGWLIMKTEGELQNRFYQLARPLTLLLVASMIVISVWTPLSNGRIAERWFTFPNIAWFAPVPILVALLSWSIWNGVTHSHERRLFFKVLGLFFLGLSGLVISFFPLIIPPDITLWDASSARASQSFLIVGYVILVPIVLAYTAYSYYVFRGKVRHGEGYH; encoded by the coding sequence ATGACAATTGACCTGCCAGTCATCTGGTATCTGCTGATCGGTTTTGCTGTTGCCATGTACGTCATGATGGATGGCTTCAGCCTGGGTGTTGGAATCCTGTTTCCCTTCATCAAGGGAGATGAGAATCGCGACGTCATGATGAACACCGTGGCGCCGGTATGGGACGGCAACCAGACATGGATGATTCTGGGGGGCGCTGGATTGTATGGCGCTTTCCCACTGGCTTATTCGGTGATTTTACCGGCCATGTATCTCCCCTTGATCCTGATGCTGCTGGCATTGATTTTCAGGGGAATTGCCTTTGAATTCCGCTTCAAGTCGAACCGTTCGCGCAAATGGTTTGATCTTGCATTCAGTGGCGGTGCCATGGTGGCAACCTTCAGTCAGGGCGTCGTTCTGGGGGGCATCATTAATGGACTGGCGGTGTCAGAGCGTACCTATCAGGGAGGCACCTTTGACTGGTTCTCGCCGTTTGCACTGTTCACCGGGCTGGCGCTCATGGCAGGTTATGCGCTGCTGGGGGCCGGCTGGCTGATCATGAAAACGGAAGGAGAGCTACAGAATCGGTTTTATCAGCTGGCACGTCCTCTAACGCTGCTGCTGGTGGCTTCCATGATCGTGATCAGCGTATGGACGCCGCTTTCCAATGGGCGCATTGCCGAGCGCTGGTTCACGTTCCCCAATATTGCCTGGTTTGCGCCGGTGCCGATTCTGGTTGCGCTACTTTCCTGGAGCATCTGGAACGGTGTCACGCACTCCCATGAGCGGCGGCTCTTTTTCAAGGTGCTGGGCCTGTTTTTCCTCGGGCTCTCGGGGCTGGTCATCAGCTTTTTCCCCTTGATCATCCCGCCAGATATCACCCTTTGGGACGCCTCCTCGGCGCGTGCCAGTCAGTCATTTCTGATCGTGGGATATGTGATTCTGGTGCCCATCGTGCTCGCCTATACGGCTTACAGCTACTATGTCTTTCGGGGCAAGGTGCGCCATGGTGAGGGATATCACTGA
- a CDS encoding biotin--[acetyl-CoA-carboxylase] ligase, with protein MSVSDLIRLMSDGAFHSGEALGKEIGVSRTAVWKQLRKLEGLGLSVETARGCGYRLLEPPEPLRGGDIVASLSRSARQHLEHLFIEDSIGSTNTFLLERFAQGAGHGEVCLAEWQSAGRGRRGRSFYSEWGGNIHFSIGWQFESGVGALEGLSLAVGVVMADLLSDQGVDVQLKWPNDLLVSTSKGVSKLGGILVEVRGDTSGPCQVVIGVGINIRLSEQGRAAIGQPITTLSELAPGVSRNVLVSAMIEAHIKMLEGFEQAGFAAWRDRWNAYHVYQDRAVRIYQESTVSEGVAKGVDDTGNLMVSIGGEDKRFAGGEVSLRGGS; from the coding sequence ATGAGTGTCAGCGATCTGATCAGACTGATGAGCGATGGGGCCTTCCATTCAGGTGAGGCGCTGGGGAAGGAAATCGGAGTCTCTCGTACAGCGGTATGGAAACAGCTGCGCAAGCTCGAAGGACTGGGGCTGTCTGTCGAGACGGCAAGAGGATGTGGATACCGCCTTCTGGAGCCGCCGGAGCCCTTGCGCGGAGGTGACATCGTGGCCAGCCTGTCACGCTCTGCGCGACAGCATCTCGAACACCTTTTTATAGAGGATTCGATCGGTTCGACCAACACCTTTCTGCTGGAGCGCTTCGCTCAGGGGGCCGGGCATGGAGAGGTATGTCTTGCGGAATGGCAGAGTGCCGGACGAGGGCGGCGCGGTCGGTCGTTTTACAGTGAGTGGGGGGGGAACATTCACTTCTCCATCGGTTGGCAGTTTGAAAGCGGGGTAGGGGCGCTTGAAGGACTGAGCCTGGCGGTCGGTGTGGTCATGGCGGATCTCCTGTCGGATCAGGGGGTCGACGTTCAGTTGAAATGGCCCAACGATCTGCTGGTATCAACGTCGAAAGGCGTCTCCAAGCTGGGCGGGATTCTGGTTGAAGTTCGAGGAGATACTTCCGGGCCCTGCCAGGTGGTCATCGGTGTGGGAATCAATATCAGGCTTTCCGAACAGGGGCGGGCCGCTATCGGACAGCCCATCACGACGCTTTCCGAACTGGCGCCCGGTGTCTCACGCAATGTGCTGGTCAGCGCCATGATCGAGGCGCACATAAAGATGCTCGAAGGCTTTGAGCAGGCAGGATTTGCCGCCTGGCGTGATCGCTGGAATGCCTATCACGTTTATCAGGACAGGGCAGTGCGCATCTATCAGGAGAGCACCGTCAGTGAAGGGGTGGCGAAAGGTGTGGATGATACCGGTAATCTGATGGTCAGCATTGGTGGTGAGGACAAGCGCTTTGCCGGTGGCGAAGTCAGTTTGCGTGGCGGCTCATGA
- the cyoD gene encoding cytochrome o ubiquinol oxidase subunit IV, giving the protein MSNHHQSPESHDHGSVKSYTTGLILSIILTIIPFGLVMTGALSGMATLAIIMIMAVVQIVVQVMYFLHLNEDSGPRWNMISLWFTILIVAIVVVGSLWIMFHLNHNLMVGM; this is encoded by the coding sequence ATGTCCAATCACCATCAATCTCCAGAAAGTCACGATCATGGTAGCGTCAAGTCCTATACCACGGGACTGATTCTCTCCATCATCCTGACCATTATCCCCTTTGGCCTGGTCATGACCGGCGCGCTCTCGGGTATGGCAACGCTGGCGATCATCATGATCATGGCGGTTGTTCAGATCGTGGTGCAGGTCATGTACTTCCTTCACCTCAATGAAGACTCAGGGCCACGCTGGAACATGATCTCGCTCTGGTTCACGATTTTGATCGTGGCCATTGTGGTAGTGGGCTCGCTGTGGATCATGTTCCATCTCAACCATAATCTGATGGTAGGGATGTAA
- the cyoC gene encoding cytochrome o ubiquinol oxidase subunit III: MSTQSMTNQDAHAHGHEHHEHEHHDPVATRVFGFWIYIMSDCVLFASIFATFAVLSTNYAGGPTSQELFELPFVLVETFVLLASSFMIGLSTLAMNKGNKQGTMLWLALTLLLGIVFVSLEIYEFHHFIAEGAGPQRSAFLSSFFTLVGTHGLHVTSGCLWAIVLLIQIATKGLTDMNRSRLMCLSLFWHFLHIIWICVFTIVYLMGAM, translated from the coding sequence ATGTCGACTCAATCAATGACCAATCAGGACGCTCATGCCCACGGGCATGAGCACCATGAGCATGAACATCATGATCCGGTAGCGACCAGAGTATTCGGTTTCTGGATCTACATCATGAGCGACTGCGTACTGTTTGCATCCATTTTTGCAACCTTCGCAGTCCTGAGTACGAACTATGCGGGTGGCCCCACCTCTCAAGAGCTGTTTGAGCTGCCCTTTGTTCTGGTAGAAACCTTTGTGCTGCTCGCCAGTAGCTTCATGATCGGGCTTTCAACGCTTGCCATGAACAAGGGCAACAAGCAGGGCACCATGCTCTGGCTGGCGCTGACCCTGCTACTGGGTATCGTGTTCGTCTCTCTCGAGATCTACGAGTTCCATCACTTCATTGCTGAAGGGGCGGGTCCCCAGCGTAGTGCGTTCCTGTCATCGTTCTTTACGCTGGTAGGTACGCATGGTCTGCACGTCACTTCCGGGTGCCTCTGGGCCATCGTTTTGTTGATTCAGATTGCCACCAAGGGTCTGACTGACATGAACCGATCGCGCCTGATGTGTCTAAGCCTGTTCTGGCACTTCCTGCACATCATCTGGATCTGCGTATTTACCATCGTCTATCTGATGGGAGCCATGTAA
- the cyoE gene encoding heme o synthase, giving the protein MLKRYLLLTKPGIVFGNLISVTGGFFLASKGSIDLLLFFATVIGVSLVVASGCVFNNVIDRDIDEYMARTQKRALVEGTIDVRSALIMACLLGTAGFLLLLIVANPLAAGVALFGFAIYVGAYSLWLKRHSVHGTLIGSLSGAAPPVIGYCAVSNQFDLGAWLVLLIFSLWQMPHSYAIAIFRLEDYRAASIPVLSVARGVASAKRQTVAYIVAFGVAATLLTFTGYTGYVYLVVMIAMTLYWLYIAISRYHQNDNARWARQLFGISILVVTVLSAVMAIDYQKPASETTAARLDSPASLNV; this is encoded by the coding sequence ATGCTCAAAAGATATCTCCTGCTAACGAAGCCGGGCATTGTCTTCGGCAATCTGATCTCGGTAACAGGGGGATTCTTTCTGGCCTCGAAAGGAAGCATCGACCTGCTGTTGTTTTTCGCCACCGTTATCGGGGTGTCGCTGGTCGTTGCTTCCGGTTGTGTATTCAACAATGTCATCGATCGCGACATTGACGAGTACATGGCGCGCACGCAAAAGCGTGCGCTTGTCGAAGGCACGATCGATGTTCGCTCTGCGCTGATCATGGCCTGCCTGCTGGGTACAGCAGGCTTTTTACTTTTATTGATAGTGGCTAATCCGCTGGCTGCGGGTGTGGCCCTGTTCGGCTTTGCCATCTACGTTGGCGCCTACAGCCTCTGGCTAAAGCGTCATTCGGTTCATGGTACGTTGATCGGCAGCCTGTCCGGTGCGGCACCGCCGGTCATTGGGTACTGTGCAGTCAGTAATCAGTTTGATCTGGGCGCATGGCTGGTACTGTTGATCTTCAGTCTGTGGCAAATGCCGCATTCATATGCGATTGCCATTTTCAGGCTGGAAGATTATCGGGCGGCTTCCATTCCCGTGCTCTCTGTTGCCAGAGGGGTGGCATCGGCCAAACGCCAGACCGTCGCCTATATTGTGGCTTTCGGTGTGGCCGCGACGCTTTTGACGTTTACGGGATACACCGGATACGTCTATCTGGTCGTAATGATCGCGATGACGCTTTACTGGCTCTATATTGCCATTTCTCGTTATCACCAAAATGACAATGCCCGCTGGGCGCGTCAGCTCTTTGGTATTTCAATACTGGTCGTTACGGTATTGAGTGCGGTCATGGCCATCGACTATCAAAAGCCTGCATCAGAGACCACAGCCGCGCGGCTTGATTCGCCAGCGTCTCTGAACGTTTAG